The following are encoded in a window of Vicinamibacteria bacterium genomic DNA:
- a CDS encoding VOC family protein — protein sequence MTANLSPDLFVSDLERSVAFYKKALGVEEVDRAAGPDGPFFSMMSRDGFRIMVESPKSPGTQELQRRQGTKPRATILLYLSVDDLAVEERRLKAAGVTYEGPVTQPYGMKEVSFEDPDGYAWAIGQKVG from the coding sequence ATGACCGCCAACTTGAGCCCGGACCTCTTCGTGAGCGACCTGGAGAGGAGTGTGGCCTTCTACAAGAAGGCCCTGGGCGTCGAAGAAGTGGATCGGGCGGCGGGGCCCGACGGGCCCTTCTTCTCGATGATGAGTCGCGATGGCTTCCGTATCATGGTCGAGTCGCCCAAGAGCCCAGGAACACAGGAGTTGCAGCGGCGCCAGGGCACAAAGCCTCGGGCCACGATTCTTCTGTACCTCTCCGTCGACGACTTGGCGGTCGAGGAGCGCCGCCTCAAGGCGGCTGGGGTCACGTATGAAGGACCGGTGACCCAGCCCTATGGAATGAAGGAGGTCTCTTTCGAAGATCCTGATGGTTACGCCTGGGCGATCGGGCAAAAGGTCGGGTAG
- a CDS encoding WYL domain-containing protein, with product MKRLDRLLGIALLLSARRRLKAEELARRFGVSLRTVYRDVRALHEGGFPVAGAAGDGYLLPPGSQLRPLALAPAEAEALVMGARLLNTVADNALKARLRSATLKLEAALGPEAVRGVRDHESTVLMPSLGPRDPGPLTLFMEAVKRREVVTIRYHGVARGMATERAIEPLGVVRLGDVWLVPAYCRLREDLRVFRVDRMLKAEATGKYFTLRPGVSLEDFVRLKESEPIPRSS from the coding sequence GTGAAGCGCCTGGACCGGCTTTTGGGCATCGCCCTCCTCCTCTCGGCGCGGCGGCGGCTCAAGGCGGAGGAACTAGCCCGACGTTTCGGCGTCAGCCTCCGAACGGTCTACCGCGACGTACGGGCTTTACACGAGGGTGGCTTCCCGGTTGCGGGGGCGGCAGGGGACGGTTACCTCCTCCCGCCCGGTAGCCAGCTCCGCCCCCTAGCCCTCGCGCCGGCCGAAGCCGAGGCCCTGGTCATGGGCGCTCGGCTCCTCAACACGGTGGCCGACAACGCCCTCAAGGCGCGACTGCGTTCCGCCACTCTGAAGCTCGAGGCGGCGCTCGGCCCGGAGGCGGTACGCGGTGTTCGTGATCACGAAAGCACCGTGCTGATGCCCTCCCTGGGCCCGAGAGACCCTGGCCCGCTCACTCTCTTCATGGAAGCAGTCAAGCGGCGCGAGGTCGTCACGATTCGGTATCACGGCGTCGCGCGGGGCATGGCCACCGAGCGCGCCATCGAACCCCTCGGGGTCGTCCGTCTGGGCGACGTCTGGCTCGTGCCCGCCTATTGTCGCTTGCGGGAGGACCTGCGGGTCTTTCGTGTGGACCGCATGCTCAAGGCCGAGGCCACCGGTAAGTACTTCACCCTACGGCCCGGAGTCTCCCTGGAGGACTTCGTCCGGCTCAAGGAAAGCGAGCCCATCCCGCGATCCTCCTGA
- a CDS encoding pitrilysin family protein, with product MGPRRTILAVLFAPLLIPWPALAQPVSTDWKQIRKPALRPFQPVQPKRVMVGNGLVMFLQEDRELPLIHATLRIRGGWREEDAAKVGLGGIYGRAWRTGGTRNRTGDHLDDFLEARAAHVETNDGLDSSTVSLDCLKENFTEVLDVFLELVREPEFRQEKIELARQQLSTIIARRNDSPQSILFRESNRLGYGAASPYGRLLEYATLNAVTRDDLLAWHKTYVHPNNMILGVVGDFDAQAMEGTLRKAFGSWPKGPAAPKAKASPTPTAAPGLYFIAKDDVNQSNIRMVHLGTTMDNPDYYAITVMNEVFGGSFAARLFTNVRSKKGLAYAVGGAVGVAYDHPGLFSVFTSTKSGTTATAIDALYEEIDNIKKVPVTGEELQRAKESLLNSHIFRIDSRAKVLFEKMTYEFYGYPLDFLERYPAGVEKVTAADVARVAQHYIDKNKLAVLVVGKQTDFDRPLSSFGPVTTIDITIPPPAHNKKAGTSR from the coding sequence ATGGGTCCCCGACGGACGATTCTGGCAGTGCTCTTCGCGCCGCTTCTTATTCCCTGGCCGGCTCTTGCCCAGCCGGTCTCCACCGACTGGAAGCAAATCCGCAAACCGGCGCTGCGCCCCTTCCAGCCCGTGCAACCAAAGCGGGTAATGGTCGGCAACGGCCTCGTGATGTTCCTCCAAGAAGATCGCGAGCTGCCTCTTATCCACGCCACTCTTCGCATCCGCGGTGGCTGGCGGGAAGAGGACGCCGCGAAGGTCGGGCTGGGCGGCATCTATGGTCGGGCCTGGCGCACCGGAGGGACAAGGAATCGCACAGGCGACCACCTCGACGACTTCCTCGAAGCTCGCGCTGCCCACGTCGAAACCAATGACGGCCTCGACTCGTCGACGGTGAGCCTCGACTGCCTCAAGGAGAACTTCACCGAGGTCCTTGATGTCTTCCTGGAGCTCGTCCGGGAGCCGGAGTTCAGGCAAGAGAAGATCGAGCTGGCGCGCCAGCAGCTGAGTACGATCATCGCCCGCCGCAACGACAGCCCGCAGTCCATCCTGTTCCGGGAGTCGAATAGGCTGGGCTACGGCGCGGCATCGCCCTACGGACGGCTGTTGGAGTACGCCACGCTGAACGCCGTAACGCGCGACGACCTCCTCGCCTGGCACAAGACTTACGTCCATCCCAACAACATGATCCTCGGCGTGGTGGGCGATTTCGACGCCCAGGCGATGGAAGGGACGCTCCGCAAGGCCTTCGGCTCGTGGCCCAAGGGACCCGCCGCGCCGAAGGCCAAGGCGAGCCCGACTCCCACCGCGGCGCCCGGCTTGTACTTCATCGCCAAGGACGACGTGAACCAGTCCAACATCCGAATGGTCCACCTGGGCACGACCATGGACAATCCCGACTACTACGCGATCACGGTAATGAACGAGGTGTTTGGCGGCAGTTTCGCGGCCCGCCTTTTCACGAACGTCCGCTCCAAGAAGGGCCTCGCCTATGCAGTGGGAGGCGCTGTCGGCGTCGCTTACGACCATCCAGGGCTGTTCTCGGTCTTCACGTCCACGAAGAGCGGGACCACTGCCACTGCCATCGACGCCCTCTACGAGGAGATCGACAACATCAAGAAGGTACCGGTGACGGGGGAGGAGCTGCAGCGGGCCAAGGAGTCACTCCTCAACTCGCACATCTTCCGCATCGATTCCCGGGCCAAGGTCCTGTTTGAGAAGATGACCTACGAGTTTTACGGCTACCCCCTCGACTTCCTCGAGCGCTACCCCGCTGGGGTCGAGAAGGTCACCGCCGCGGATGTCGCACGGGTCGCGCAGCACTACATCGACAAAAACAAGTTGGCTGTCCTCGTGGTCGGGAAGCAGACGGATTTCGACCGGCCCCTCTCGTCCTTCGGCCCGGTCACAACCATCGACATCACCATCCCGCCGCCGGCCCACAACAAGAAGGCAGGTACATCCCGATAG
- a CDS encoding pitrilysin family protein, with the protein MNRPALLAGVLILVAGSASAQDLASFEKRVTVKTLDNGLTLVVCERPEVPVFSFYTHVDVGADREVPGITGLAHMFEHMAFKGTDVIGTTNYGAEKVALEKVERAYLSFDLERRRSPGRDETKVAEQERAWKNALAEANKYVVTNAFGEIVEREGGVGLNAFTSSQETGYFYSLPSNRLELWAYLESERFLKPVMREFYKERDVVHEERRMRTDSQPIGRLIEEFLAAAFTAHPYGQPVIGWPSDLESFSATDAMEFYRRYYVPANMVVTVVGDVRPSEVVPLVERYFGRLPAAPKPEPLRTIEPPQRAERQVILRETAQPYYIEGYHRPDSRDPDDAVYAVISNLMSEGRTSRLYRSLVRDKKIAAGASGFSGLPGNKYPHLFAFFAISTPGHTPQELGDAIGAEVERIKSEDVTDDELKMVKTRVKADLIRRLGNNNGLAFQLGQAQARYGDWRELFRSVDHIGRVTKADMRRIAQKAFVPENRTVGILESTKLAGGPPGQGGK; encoded by the coding sequence ATGAACAGACCGGCGCTATTGGCGGGAGTCCTGATCCTTGTGGCCGGATCGGCGAGCGCCCAAGACCTCGCTTCGTTCGAGAAGCGCGTCACCGTTAAAACCCTGGACAACGGCCTGACCCTGGTAGTTTGCGAGCGGCCCGAGGTGCCCGTGTTCTCGTTCTACACCCACGTGGATGTAGGTGCCGATCGTGAGGTTCCGGGGATCACCGGGCTCGCCCACATGTTCGAACACATGGCCTTCAAGGGGACCGACGTCATAGGCACAACCAATTACGGAGCGGAGAAGGTGGCCCTCGAGAAGGTCGAGCGCGCCTATCTGTCCTTCGACTTGGAGCGCCGGCGCAGTCCGGGGCGCGACGAGACGAAGGTGGCAGAGCAGGAAAGGGCCTGGAAGAACGCGCTGGCCGAGGCGAACAAATATGTCGTGACCAACGCGTTCGGCGAGATCGTCGAACGAGAGGGCGGGGTCGGACTGAACGCCTTCACGAGCAGCCAAGAGACCGGCTACTTCTATTCTCTGCCCTCGAACCGTCTCGAGCTGTGGGCGTATCTTGAATCGGAGCGCTTCCTGAAACCAGTGATGCGCGAGTTCTACAAGGAGCGCGACGTCGTCCACGAGGAGCGGAGGATGCGCACGGACAGCCAGCCCATAGGACGACTGATCGAGGAGTTCCTGGCTGCGGCCTTCACCGCGCATCCCTACGGCCAGCCCGTTATCGGCTGGCCTTCCGACCTCGAGTCCTTCTCGGCGACGGATGCCATGGAGTTCTATCGCCGTTACTACGTGCCCGCAAACATGGTGGTGACCGTGGTGGGTGACGTCCGGCCCTCCGAAGTGGTGCCGCTGGTCGAAAGATACTTCGGCCGCCTCCCCGCGGCACCCAAGCCAGAGCCGCTCCGCACCATCGAGCCTCCTCAGCGGGCGGAGCGGCAGGTGATCCTGCGCGAGACTGCTCAGCCCTATTACATCGAGGGCTACCATCGGCCCGACTCGCGGGACCCGGACGACGCCGTCTACGCCGTGATCAGCAACCTGATGTCGGAAGGTCGGACCTCTCGCCTCTACCGCTCTTTGGTCCGCGACAAGAAGATCGCGGCCGGAGCCTCGGGGTTCAGCGGGCTGCCCGGCAACAAGTACCCGCACTTGTTCGCCTTCTTCGCGATCTCCACACCGGGCCACACCCCCCAAGAGCTGGGTGACGCCATCGGGGCCGAGGTCGAGCGCATCAAGAGCGAGGACGTGACCGACGACGAGCTGAAGATGGTCAAGACCCGAGTCAAAGCAGACCTCATCCGCCGACTCGGAAACAACAACGGGTTGGCCTTCCAGCTCGGCCAAGCGCAGGCGCGGTACGGCGACTGGCGGGAGTTGTTCCGCAGCGTCGATCACATCGGTAGGGTCACGAAGGCCGACATGAGAAGGATCGCCCAGAAGGCGTTCGTTCCGGAGAACCGGACGGTCGGGATTCTCGAGTCAACGAAGCTAGCGGGCGGCCCCCCAGGGCAGGGAGGCAAGTGA
- a CDS encoding heme NO-binding domain-containing protein, whose translation MHGIIFSELRKYVDSKLGGDAWAGLLQAAGLPGKLYMPIHTYPDQEAVALVSAAAKITGQPVDGVLQHFGEFIAPDLLRMYRALLKKEWKTLDILEHTEETIHRVVRSQNPGAEPPRLQCTRLSATTLVIAYTSNRKMCGVAKGIVRGIAAEFGEKVVISESTCMLKGGTKCEISVRLES comes from the coding sequence ATGCACGGGATTATCTTCTCGGAACTGAGGAAGTACGTGGACAGCAAGCTGGGCGGGGACGCCTGGGCCGGCCTGCTCCAAGCCGCGGGCCTTCCCGGGAAGCTCTACATGCCCATCCACACCTACCCGGATCAGGAAGCGGTGGCCCTGGTCTCGGCCGCGGCGAAGATCACCGGGCAGCCGGTCGACGGCGTGCTCCAGCACTTCGGTGAGTTCATCGCTCCCGACCTCCTGCGGATGTATCGAGCGCTGCTGAAGAAGGAATGGAAGACCCTGGATATTCTCGAGCATACGGAGGAAACGATTCATCGAGTAGTGCGCTCCCAGAACCCCGGCGCGGAGCCGCCTCGACTGCAGTGCACGCGCCTGAGCGCCACGACGCTCGTGATTGCCTACACTTCGAACCGAAAGATGTGCGGGGTAGCAAAGGGCATCGTCCGCGGCATCGCGGCCGAGTTCGGCGAGAAGGTGGTAATTTCCGAGTCGACGTGTATGCTCAAAGGGGGAACCAAGTGCGAGATCTCCGTTCGTCTGGAGTCGTGA